From Paenibacillus sp. V4I7, one genomic window encodes:
- a CDS encoding GMC family oxidoreductase N-terminal domain-containing protein produces MVDADVIIIGSGGGGAVAAKELGELGLKVLVLEAGPWYGNSKWPNPNKERGAEWSSDHADLDVGLYKKIYNSYENNMNDQVSGTFRFGPADRRRTPWHRIMRQKGEVWQLSGVGGTTQHYWSQSPRAFPAAVDNVWPISYRELIPYYEKAEATLPVQFAPTTPKEELFYYGAKKAGWTLNPTLDVVTPGYRPNPNAILRTNEHLMDPNYSMEQLSHMEGCSLRGHCVNGCTTGPSVDRIAKRSTLVSYIPLALKTGNVSIRPNTFVIKILTELDPKEGLRATGVKFRDTWTGEIGELTAKTVVMAAGCIESPRLWLNSELPHNPWVGRGLTNHYFDWVGGVFDEKDLMSILGVPSVYPYMGPTSGGRVDIPGLGVFQVSCLSPGLMASLTYGFSEAGYDALNPPEPGEPWNIRGRVVGPELKELMANYSRTMTMLLLADDETLYSNRVEVDPLLKDEHGPIPVIYYTPNKKTLQRRDQLARYACETLQHAGAKKIIRTDSPTGWLLHLESTMRMGYVVDTNCEAYQVKRLYIGDNSVHFNGIGGPNPTLTTQALATRMSEKLAQTYFS; encoded by the coding sequence ATGGTTGATGCCGATGTGATCATAATCGGGTCAGGCGGCGGTGGAGCCGTCGCGGCCAAGGAGCTCGGTGAGCTAGGTCTTAAAGTATTGGTGCTTGAAGCAGGCCCGTGGTATGGGAACAGCAAGTGGCCGAATCCAAATAAAGAACGCGGTGCGGAGTGGAGCTCCGATCATGCTGATCTGGATGTAGGACTATATAAGAAAATTTACAATTCATATGAAAACAATATGAACGATCAGGTGTCAGGTACATTTCGCTTTGGCCCAGCGGATCGCCGGCGCACGCCTTGGCACCGGATTATGCGGCAGAAGGGTGAAGTTTGGCAACTTTCCGGAGTCGGAGGAACGACTCAACATTACTGGTCCCAGTCTCCGCGGGCTTTTCCTGCGGCTGTTGATAATGTTTGGCCGATTAGTTATCGCGAGCTAATTCCTTATTATGAAAAAGCCGAAGCCACATTGCCCGTTCAATTCGCGCCGACGACTCCGAAAGAAGAGCTGTTTTACTACGGGGCCAAAAAGGCCGGATGGACACTGAATCCGACGCTTGATGTCGTAACTCCGGGTTATCGACCGAATCCCAATGCGATCCTTCGTACTAATGAACATCTGATGGATCCTAATTACTCAATGGAGCAATTATCCCATATGGAAGGATGCTCCTTGAGGGGGCATTGTGTTAATGGATGCACGACCGGTCCTTCGGTAGATCGAATTGCTAAACGGAGTACCCTTGTCAGTTATATTCCCCTCGCTCTCAAGACGGGGAACGTTTCTATACGGCCCAATACCTTTGTGATCAAAATTTTGACAGAACTCGATCCGAAAGAAGGACTTCGCGCTACGGGGGTGAAGTTTCGGGATACGTGGACGGGAGAAATAGGTGAGCTTACAGCCAAAACGGTTGTCATGGCAGCGGGCTGCATCGAATCGCCTCGGCTTTGGCTGAATTCCGAACTGCCTCACAATCCTTGGGTAGGGAGAGGACTGACCAATCATTATTTCGATTGGGTTGGAGGCGTATTCGACGAAAAGGATCTGATGAGTATACTGGGAGTGCCGTCCGTTTATCCATACATGGGACCCACATCCGGGGGCAGAGTCGATATTCCGGGACTTGGCGTGTTTCAGGTTTCCTGTTTGAGCCCTGGATTAATGGCCTCCTTGACTTACGGCTTCAGTGAAGCGGGGTATGACGCGCTTAATCCGCCTGAACCGGGAGAGCCTTGGAATATTCGAGGCAGGGTCGTAGGACCGGAGCTAAAAGAATTGATGGCGAACTATAGCCGGACAATGACGATGCTGCTCCTCGCCGACGATGAGACGCTCTATAGCAATAGAGTGGAAGTCGATCCGCTGCTGAAAGACGAACATGGGCCGATCCCAGTTATCTATTATACCCCCAATAAGAAAACCTTACAGCGGCGCGATCAATTAGCCAGATATGCTTGCGAAACCCTGCAGCATGCCGGCGCAAAAAAAATCATCAGAACGGACTCGCCGACCGGCTGGTTGCTTCATCTCGAAAGCACGATGCGTATGGGATACGTTGTGGATACGAATTGCGAGGCCTATCAAGTTAAGCGTTTATATATTGGCGACAACAGCGTGCATTTCAACGGAATTGGAGGACCTAATCCGACGCTTACGACTCAGGCGCTGGCAACACGCATGTCGGAGAAGCTAGCCCAAACCTATTTTAGTTAA
- a CDS encoding Ger(x)C family spore germination protein produces MSRMKGSKTIALILCLSLMTGCWDRNEVNDLAFVLASGLDLAKNGQVEVTLQIALPTEMPSAMQGGRAGEKRTVLVVSEKGRDGTDILHKLQKRLSRRIFMGHRGVIIIGEEYARHGIDQVLDQFLRAPGSRYSSYFLTANGTTAKQALQTRYLLEAIPAIALKKMQLTGLGLSIKMDEFLDAQSSPGRSPVTGALKAYYSKNEEGVFNVDEAAVYQENRLVGFLTPNEKKILIWRRGKLKLSKITAQVEPKVKGYKGTVGIDILQSKASLLTKMNNGMPEVTMVFKAKARVMENDTKLDLSKGENFKLVESKLKNEIEAQVKSTLNHVQKRLKADIFGFGEEIHIKHASYWKQNKDQWKDIYPGVPVTIKIDVKVQRIGRTQSPAHLKK; encoded by the coding sequence ATGAGCCGGATGAAAGGGTCTAAAACGATAGCTCTCATCCTTTGTCTCAGTTTAATGACTGGCTGTTGGGATCGGAACGAGGTTAACGATCTTGCGTTTGTGCTTGCCAGCGGTCTCGATCTTGCTAAGAATGGACAGGTAGAGGTTACGCTGCAAATCGCTCTTCCTACAGAAATGCCCAGTGCCATGCAGGGGGGGAGAGCGGGCGAGAAAAGAACGGTATTGGTCGTCTCGGAAAAAGGAAGAGATGGTACGGATATTTTGCACAAATTGCAGAAGCGATTATCCCGGCGAATCTTTATGGGGCACAGGGGGGTGATCATCATCGGTGAAGAATATGCCAGACATGGTATTGATCAGGTTTTAGATCAATTTCTGCGTGCGCCTGGTAGCCGATATAGCAGTTATTTTCTGACTGCAAATGGAACAACCGCCAAACAAGCGTTACAAACACGGTACTTGCTGGAAGCTATACCGGCCATCGCTCTTAAAAAAATGCAATTAACCGGACTCGGTTTATCCATTAAAATGGATGAATTTTTGGATGCACAATCCTCTCCCGGGAGGTCACCAGTAACTGGAGCCCTAAAGGCATATTACAGCAAGAATGAAGAAGGGGTATTCAATGTTGATGAAGCGGCCGTGTACCAAGAGAATAGGCTGGTTGGATTTCTAACGCCAAATGAAAAGAAGATATTAATCTGGCGGAGAGGGAAACTCAAACTAAGCAAAATAACTGCGCAGGTCGAACCAAAAGTGAAAGGCTATAAGGGAACCGTTGGCATTGATATATTGCAATCGAAAGCGAGCTTGCTCACAAAGATGAATAATGGCATGCCCGAGGTGACAATGGTCTTCAAAGCCAAGGCAAGAGTAATGGAAAACGATACGAAGTTGGATTTAAGCAAAGGTGAAAATTTCAAACTAGTCGAAAGCAAACTAAAGAATGAGATAGAAGCACAAGTGAAAAGTACGCTTAATCACGTACAAAAGCGATTAAAGGCAGACATTTTCGGTTTTGGAGAAGAAATTCATATCAAACACGCCTCTTATTGGAAGCAAAACAAGGATCAATGGAAAGACATCTATCCGGGAGTTCCGGTTACGATTAAGATTGACGTCAAAGTTCAACGTATTGGCCGTACCCAGTCGCCTGCGCACCTGAAAAAGTAG
- a CDS encoding EAL domain-containing protein: MKKQFNRPNIDLKPSHTTEAFIALQNENDYLKKTILDIAQGIESEVSESFFTHLVQYLARVLKCSYAFIAEVDHHCVKTIAMYKQGEMIEQFEYNLEHTPCENVVNEKRLCCYQEYVQNLFPLDSDLTRLDIQSYLGIPLLHVDGTVIGILVVMNDQPLHDRSLAETILKIFSFRASAELIRLLEEKKLKLSEQNLLTLIHTMPDIVVFKDGKGRWIEANNAVLRLFELDQDTYKGKTNSDFQKTNEFHREMFMTCEETDQEAWEARKPIIFEEEIKRTNGAIMMVEYTKVPVYDHKGSRQWLIVIGRDITDRKLVQDNLLGQNDILEMIAKGKPMGAILHRIIELVEQQSGAICSILLLENERLIHSAAPNLPESYIRAIDGVEIGPIVGSCGTAAFYNTKIIVSDIGNDPLWNDYRELALIHGLRACWSVPITDKKNQVLGTFAMYYKVPHSPQTYELKLIERAAYLVSLVIERDKAEATIRHMAFHDSLTKLPNRKSFQHMLEKAIVDAKQNDQIVSVLYLDLDRFKMINDSMGHSLGDVLLQNVSDRLQTMIMNRGVVSRQGGDEFTIMLPNTTKEETEAIAKSIMVALTIPFNIQDQDLYISTSIGISMFPFDGSTFETLIKQADIAMYQAKKQGENLHQFYVKENEYPASEHVELYRNLRKALDNNEFVLVYQPQYDIATKEFIGVEALIRWNHPEKGIVSPLQFIPFAEEVGLIVPIGKWVLQEACKQWRLWMDHNHCGRTIKMSVNLSSRQMYEPDLIELMSKILNETGMDPHYLEIEVTESITMNLDRATMLLSKLKGIGVSISIDDFGTGFSSLAYLKNFPIDRIKIDRTFIKDLSNDISDQNIVKTIIALGINLNLKVIAEGVESEEQLNLLRNYGCHEAQGYFLGLPMSADNIVKIIYTE, encoded by the coding sequence ATGAAAAAGCAATTTAATAGACCTAATATAGATCTTAAACCAAGTCATACTACTGAAGCTTTCATTGCCTTACAAAATGAAAATGATTACCTCAAAAAAACCATTCTCGATATCGCCCAAGGTATTGAAAGTGAGGTCTCAGAAAGTTTTTTTACACACTTGGTACAATATTTAGCTCGTGTTTTAAAATGCTCTTATGCTTTCATTGCTGAAGTTGATCATCACTGTGTAAAAACAATTGCCATGTATAAGCAAGGAGAAATGATTGAGCAATTTGAATACAATTTGGAACATACACCTTGTGAAAATGTTGTAAATGAAAAGCGTCTGTGTTGTTATCAAGAGTATGTGCAGAATTTATTTCCTTTGGACTCGGATTTGACCAGACTTGATATTCAAAGCTATCTGGGTATTCCTCTGTTACATGTCGATGGTACTGTAATTGGCATACTTGTTGTGATGAATGATCAACCGCTTCATGACAGGTCTCTTGCAGAAACTATACTGAAAATTTTCTCATTCAGGGCATCTGCTGAGCTAATACGATTGTTGGAAGAGAAAAAATTAAAATTAAGCGAGCAAAATTTACTAACTTTAATTCATACGATGCCTGACATTGTTGTTTTTAAAGATGGTAAAGGTAGATGGATCGAAGCAAACAATGCAGTTCTCCGACTATTTGAGTTAGATCAAGATACATACAAAGGTAAAACGAACAGCGACTTCCAAAAAACCAATGAATTTCACAGAGAGATGTTCATGACATGTGAAGAAACGGATCAAGAAGCTTGGGAGGCACGCAAACCGATCATTTTCGAGGAAGAAATTAAACGTACCAATGGGGCAATTATGATGGTTGAATATACAAAAGTGCCCGTTTATGATCATAAGGGAAGCCGACAATGGCTCATTGTTATTGGCCGCGACATTACGGATCGGAAATTAGTACAAGATAACTTATTAGGCCAAAATGATATTTTGGAAATGATAGCAAAAGGAAAACCTATGGGTGCTATTTTGCATCGAATTATTGAGTTAGTCGAACAACAAAGCGGCGCTATTTGTTCGATTCTTTTATTGGAAAACGAACGGTTGATACATAGTGCAGCTCCAAACCTGCCTGAATCCTATATTCGTGCGATAGATGGAGTGGAAATAGGACCAATAGTAGGTTCTTGTGGCACAGCCGCTTTCTACAATACCAAGATCATAGTTTCTGATATCGGGAATGATCCTTTATGGAATGACTATCGCGAGCTTGCACTAATCCACGGGCTTAGAGCTTGTTGGTCCGTGCCGATAACGGATAAAAAAAATCAGGTGCTTGGAACATTTGCCATGTATTACAAAGTTCCGCATTCTCCCCAAACCTATGAGCTTAAATTAATTGAACGAGCGGCCTATCTTGTAAGTTTGGTGATTGAACGGGATAAAGCGGAAGCAACCATTCGTCACATGGCTTTTCATGATTCATTAACAAAACTTCCGAATCGAAAATCATTTCAACATATGCTTGAAAAAGCCATTGTTGATGCCAAACAAAACGATCAAATCGTTTCCGTGCTTTATCTGGATTTAGACCGTTTCAAAATGATCAACGATTCCATGGGGCACTCCTTGGGAGATGTTCTACTGCAGAATGTTTCTGATCGTTTGCAGACCATGATTATGAATAGGGGTGTTGTCTCACGTCAAGGCGGAGACGAATTCACGATCATGTTGCCCAACACAACAAAAGAGGAAACGGAAGCTATTGCTAAATCAATTATGGTTGCCTTGACTATCCCCTTCAATATTCAAGATCAAGATTTATATATCTCAACTAGTATCGGAATCAGCATGTTTCCTTTTGACGGGAGCACTTTTGAAACTTTGATCAAACAGGCAGATATCGCGATGTATCAAGCGAAGAAGCAAGGGGAAAATTTACACCAGTTTTATGTCAAAGAGAATGAATATCCCGCTTCTGAACATGTAGAGCTCTACAGAAATCTCAGAAAAGCGCTAGACAATAATGAATTTGTACTTGTTTATCAACCGCAATATGATATAGCTACTAAAGAATTCATTGGTGTAGAAGCATTAATACGGTGGAATCATCCCGAGAAGGGAATCGTCTCTCCATTGCAATTTATTCCATTTGCTGAAGAAGTCGGACTCATTGTCCCAATCGGAAAATGGGTCTTGCAAGAGGCATGCAAACAATGGCGTTTATGGATGGATCATAACCATTGTGGACGTACAATTAAAATGTCCGTCAATCTATCCTCAAGGCAGATGTATGAACCGGACTTAATTGAATTGATGAGCAAGATTTTGAATGAAACAGGGATGGATCCCCATTACTTGGAAATTGAAGTTACGGAAAGCATCACCATGAATCTTGACCGTGCAACGATGCTGCTCTCCAAACTGAAAGGCATTGGAGTAAGCATTTCCATTGATGATTTCGGTACGGGATTTAGTTCATTGGCGTATTTAAAGAACTTCCCCATCGACCGCATTAAAATAGATCGAACATTTATTAAAGACCTATCCAATGATATCAGCG
- a CDS encoding spore germination protein, giving the protein MNITKFFKKHRIKSTSSPNLLQDAAKQEPLKVHEAISSSLSVNRKRLEQIFANCKDITFIPWHYGANLQYEAMAIYCITLVKDKKVNYFKTVMQDLVSHQIGPATDIKPGDVINFFESHGASAETAHTIGDLDRSVEDILEGKVVVFFDHWDKALSFLAITLQERQVTENLIEPVVRGPHESTVENLSQNIGLIRVRLRTPDFKLEFFKGGGKSNSEVAYAYIEGAVNPETLAEFQERITPAKEMDVLETSYIEELLEESVYSPLPQSRVTERPDVAAAALLDGKIIVMVSGSPSILICPGLFLEFLMSPEDDYQRTVFSSFIRWLRFIAFFLTVFLPAIYIALTTFDPELIPTVLLLAILNTREGIPFPAFIEALIMVFFFEILVEAGVRLPRPVGSAVSIVGALVIGEASINAGIASPIMVVVVALTGIAKFSLPQYSLQTCVRVLRILLMCLSAFLGGFGLMIGILLLLLHMMSLRSLGQPYLAPLGPLRPRQLRDVFIRAPLISQLRSPRNRHKHNRLADNRKEG; this is encoded by the coding sequence ATGAATATAACCAAATTTTTCAAGAAACATCGCATAAAAAGTACATCCTCCCCTAACCTTCTTCAGGATGCAGCTAAGCAGGAACCATTGAAAGTGCATGAAGCGATTTCGTCGAGCCTTTCTGTAAACAGAAAGAGGTTGGAGCAAATATTCGCCAACTGTAAAGATATCACTTTCATTCCGTGGCACTATGGAGCCAATCTCCAGTATGAGGCGATGGCCATTTATTGTATCACATTAGTTAAAGACAAAAAGGTGAATTATTTTAAAACCGTCATGCAGGATTTGGTTTCCCATCAGATAGGACCGGCCACAGATATCAAACCAGGCGATGTGATCAACTTTTTCGAGAGTCATGGGGCTTCCGCTGAAACCGCACATACGATAGGAGATTTGGATAGATCGGTTGAAGATATATTGGAAGGAAAAGTTGTTGTCTTTTTCGATCATTGGGACAAAGCACTGAGCTTCTTGGCGATAACGCTTCAAGAGAGACAAGTGACGGAGAACCTGATTGAGCCAGTGGTGAGAGGTCCGCACGAGAGCACGGTAGAAAATCTGAGTCAGAATATCGGTCTGATACGGGTACGCTTGAGAACCCCTGACTTTAAGTTGGAATTTTTCAAAGGAGGGGGGAAATCGAATTCCGAGGTTGCTTACGCTTATATAGAAGGAGCCGTGAATCCGGAAACGTTGGCGGAGTTTCAGGAGCGGATCACACCGGCCAAAGAAATGGATGTATTGGAAACTTCCTATATTGAAGAACTGCTTGAGGAGTCGGTATACTCGCCATTACCGCAATCCCGGGTTACGGAGCGTCCTGATGTAGCTGCTGCCGCCCTCTTGGACGGTAAGATTATTGTGATGGTTTCTGGAAGTCCGTCGATTCTTATCTGTCCCGGTTTATTCCTCGAGTTTTTGATGTCTCCTGAAGACGATTACCAAAGAACGGTTTTTTCATCCTTTATCAGGTGGTTAAGATTCATCGCTTTTTTCTTGACCGTATTTCTTCCAGCCATTTATATCGCATTGACTACCTTCGATCCCGAGCTAATTCCAACTGTGCTGCTGCTAGCGATTCTCAACACGCGGGAAGGGATTCCATTTCCGGCCTTTATAGAGGCGTTGATCATGGTCTTTTTTTTCGAAATTCTGGTCGAAGCGGGAGTTCGATTGCCGCGCCCTGTAGGCTCTGCCGTCAGTATCGTAGGTGCGTTGGTGATTGGGGAAGCATCCATTAATGCCGGCATAGCTTCCCCAATCATGGTTGTCGTGGTGGCCCTTACCGGGATCGCGAAATTCTCGCTCCCGCAGTATAGTCTACAAACTTGTGTCCGAGTCCTGCGAATACTCTTGATGTGCCTTTCCGCTTTTTTGGGGGGATTTGGGCTGATGATCGGGATCCTGCTGCTGCTGCTGCATATGATGAGTTTACGCTCGCTCGGTCAGCCTTATCTTGCTCCGTTAGGACCCCTTCGTCCACGACAATTGCGCGATGTGTTTATCCGGGCACCGCTGATTTCTCAACTTCGCTCGCCGAGAAACCGACACAAGCATAATCGGCTCGCAGATAACAGGAAAGAAGGATGA
- a CDS encoding endospore germination permease, giving the protein MKVSGIQAFWMITIMDIGMTLLMTFTPSLQAAKQDAWVSVLIAGCIALLIAVITTKLVLLHPEQTFIQFSQTIMGKWLGKIVIVIYLVQWYTIIPIVLRQFSDLLRVLLLNTTPGIFIIVPMVLIVMYVTYSGGIDGIGRVSEILGPVIFLMVLLVLTTSVINIQWNRLLPFYVDSGMGAIIKGALPPASYLGHAVEFFMISPFLFTPRKGSPYVIWGVAIASFGVLLSMIMVILTVGVNLSSKMWYPFFEMTKKIAVFGFIENLDAIAVVIWIASVFVKLSIYMFVASYGTAQFLQVKNWKNMIWFIAPVVTAFAFIPQNVSEATGSYLNHYWVPFVLPVNMIGLPLLLLIVGKIRQKKQTAS; this is encoded by the coding sequence ATGAAAGTGAGCGGAATTCAAGCGTTCTGGATGATTACCATCATGGATATTGGCATGACCTTGCTGATGACGTTCACTCCCAGTTTGCAGGCTGCTAAGCAGGATGCTTGGGTCTCCGTTCTGATTGCGGGATGCATCGCCTTGCTGATCGCTGTGATAACAACCAAGCTTGTGCTGCTTCATCCGGAGCAGACTTTCATCCAATTCAGTCAAACGATTATGGGGAAATGGCTCGGTAAGATCGTCATCGTTATCTATCTTGTCCAATGGTATACCATCATTCCAATCGTTCTGCGCCAATTCAGTGATTTGCTCCGAGTTCTGCTCCTTAATACAACTCCGGGAATATTTATCATAGTGCCTATGGTTCTGATCGTTATGTATGTGACCTATTCCGGAGGGATCGATGGGATCGGACGTGTCAGCGAAATATTGGGACCGGTTATTTTTTTGATGGTATTGCTGGTGCTGACCACAAGCGTCATCAATATACAATGGAATCGTCTGCTGCCCTTTTATGTTGACAGCGGTATGGGAGCTATTATCAAGGGTGCGCTTCCCCCCGCTTCCTACCTTGGGCATGCGGTTGAATTTTTCATGATTTCACCGTTTCTTTTTACACCACGCAAGGGATCCCCCTACGTGATTTGGGGTGTTGCCATTGCCAGCTTTGGTGTGCTGTTATCGATGATCATGGTCATTTTAACGGTAGGCGTCAATCTCTCCTCCAAAATGTGGTATCCATTTTTTGAAATGACAAAAAAGATTGCTGTTTTTGGGTTTATTGAAAACTTGGACGCTATTGCGGTTGTGATTTGGATTGCCAGTGTATTCGTTAAATTGTCCATTTATATGTTTGTTGCCAGTTACGGAACGGCCCAGTTTTTACAAGTGAAAAATTGGAAGAACATGATCTGGTTTATTGCCCCGGTTGTTACGGCATTTGCGTTCATCCCCCAGAATGTCTCCGAGGCGACCGGCAGTTATTTGAATCATTACTGGGTTCCGTTTGTTCTTCCTGTCAACATGATCGGCTTGCCCTTGCTGCTGCTTATCGTAGGGAAAATCCGGCAGAAGAAACAAACAGCAAGTTAG
- a CDS encoding spore germination protein gives MAYKGVLPWRTKVKKERLEVETIGEIEEELSDKLDANEAWLKQTFSNCSDLIVRKVNLYDSIPCMLVFFKELVDTKQLDDELLKTLFNDMTIELDTSTQLIEQMKSELLPIAQTRIVNNKKETVKQITRGQVVLFVESSNQVLSITMKGKLHRDLQEPNMESVIRGPKIGFIENIDINMGLIRQIIRTPQLKMEQLLVGEVSQTEVVIAYLENVASPEVIMEVRKRISQLDMETVLESGYIEEMIRDAPYSPFPVIQMTERPDVVSASLIEGKVAILVDGTPMVLVAPITFWHAFQTVEDYYTNFIIATFLRWLRYFFTFISLILPSLFIAVDTFHPEMIPTSLILSLASAREPVPFPTLMEIMMMEIAFEAIREAGIRLPRQVGQTISIVGVLVIGQAAVQAGIVSAPIVIVVSLTGIASFLIPSNNMSQAIRILRFPLMLSAGIFGLYGLGVSIIALLIHLVNLRSFGVYYMSPLAPFQFSGILDVFVRAPWWVIHKRQNRIRSK, from the coding sequence ATGGCGTATAAAGGAGTGCTGCCTTGGCGAACGAAAGTAAAGAAGGAGAGACTTGAAGTTGAAACTATAGGTGAAATTGAAGAGGAACTATCTGATAAGCTCGATGCTAATGAAGCTTGGTTAAAACAGACGTTTTCAAATTGTTCGGATCTGATAGTCAGAAAGGTAAATCTATACGATTCAATCCCTTGTATGTTGGTATTCTTCAAGGAATTGGTCGATACCAAACAATTGGATGATGAATTATTGAAAACGCTCTTTAATGATATGACGATTGAATTAGATACATCTACCCAGCTCATTGAACAGATGAAAAGTGAACTGCTTCCAATAGCGCAGACCAGAATCGTTAATAATAAGAAAGAAACTGTTAAGCAAATTACAAGGGGACAAGTAGTTCTGTTTGTGGAATCTTCGAACCAGGTTCTGTCCATAACTATGAAGGGGAAATTGCATCGTGATCTGCAAGAACCCAATATGGAGTCGGTGATTCGCGGTCCGAAAATTGGGTTTATTGAGAATATCGACATTAATATGGGATTAATCCGTCAGATCATTCGTACACCTCAATTGAAGATGGAACAATTGCTAGTTGGAGAGGTTTCACAAACGGAGGTCGTTATCGCGTATTTAGAGAACGTGGCTTCACCTGAGGTGATCATGGAAGTAAGAAAACGCATATCGCAACTGGATATGGAAACTGTTTTGGAATCTGGTTACATAGAAGAAATGATCCGTGATGCGCCTTACTCGCCTTTTCCGGTGATCCAAATGACTGAACGGCCTGACGTCGTGTCAGCTTCGCTGATAGAAGGGAAAGTTGCTATTCTGGTGGACGGAACCCCAATGGTGCTTGTTGCTCCCATTACTTTCTGGCACGCCTTTCAAACAGTGGAGGATTATTACACGAACTTTATTATTGCTACATTTTTGCGATGGCTTCGATATTTTTTTACCTTCATATCCTTAATTTTGCCGTCCTTGTTTATTGCTGTGGACACGTTTCATCCGGAAATGATACCCACAAGCTTGATTTTGTCTCTTGCATCGGCACGGGAACCGGTTCCTTTTCCGACGTTGATGGAAATCATGATGATGGAAATTGCTTTTGAAGCGATTCGCGAGGCGGGAATACGCCTTCCCAGACAAGTCGGCCAGACGATCAGCATTGTAGGCGTACTTGTGATCGGACAAGCTGCCGTTCAGGCAGGTATCGTATCTGCGCCGATTGTTATTGTCGTATCTTTGACGGGAATCGCATCCTTTCTCATTCCCAGTAACAATATGAGTCAGGCGATTCGTATTTTACGATTTCCGCTCATGCTATCTGCAGGTATCTTTGGTTTGTATGGTCTTGGCGTTTCAATAATTGCGCTGCTGATTCATCTCGTTAACTTGCGTTCCTTCGGCGTTTATTATATGTCGCCACTCGCTCCGTTTCAATTTTCCGGAATATTGGATGTATTCGTAAGAGCCCCGTGGTGGGTCATACACAAGCGTCAAAATCGCATTCGCTCGAAATAG